The sequence below is a genomic window from bacterium.
CCATGACAACCTCGCTATGAACGCACGATGGCGTGGAATTTACAGGACTTGTAGCACTCGTCGCACTGGATGCACTTCGACTGGTCGAGGTGGTGGACCTGCTTCTTGTCGCCGGTGATCGCGCCCGTCGGGCAGACGCGCCCGCACACCGTGCAGCCGGTGCAGGCCTCCGTGATCGTGTAGGACAGCAGCTTCTGGCAGTGGTGCGCCGGGCACTTCTTGTTCGTGATGTGAGCCTCGTACTCCGAGCGGAAGTACTTCAGGGTCGTCAGCACCGGGTTCGGCGCCGTCTGGCCGAGACCGCAGAGGGAGTTGTTCTTGACCAGGTGGGCGAGATGCTCGAGCAGCTCGATGTCGCCGTCGCGGCCCTCGCCCTCGCAGATGCGGGTCAGGATCTCCAGCATCCGCTTGGTGCCGACGCGGCAGAACGTGCACTTGCCGCAGGACTCGCGCTGCGTGAAGTCCAGGAAGAACCGGGCGATGTCCACCATGCAGGTGGTCTCGTCCATCACGACGAGGCCGCCGGACCCCATGATGGCGCCCGTCTTGTTGATCGACTCGTAGTCGATGACCGTATCGTACAGTTCGGCCGGGATGCAGCCGCCGGACGGGCCGCCCATCTGCACAGCCTTGAACTTCCGGTCGTTCGCGATGCCGCCGCAGATCTCGAAGACGATCTCGCGGATCGAGATGCCCATCGGCACCTCGACCAGACCGCCGCGGCGCACCTTGCCGGCCATGGCGAAGACCTTGGTGCCCTTGCTGTTGGCGGTGCCCAGGCAGTTGAAGGCCGCCGCGCCGTTGGCGATGATCCAGGGCACGTTCGCGAACGTCTCGACGTTGTTGATGCTCGTCGGGCAGCCCCACAGACCCTTGGTCGCGGGGAACGGCGGGCGCACGCGCGGCATGCCGCGGTGGCCCTCGATCGAGCCGATCAGGGCGGTCTCCTCGCCGCACACGAACGCCCCCGCGCCCTCCTTCAACCGGATGTGGAAGCTGAAGTCGGAGCCCAGGATGCGGTCGCCGAGGAAACCCCGCGCCTCGGCCTGCGCGATCGCGATGTTCAGGCGCTCGATGGCCTTGGGGTACTCCGCGCGGGCGTAGATGTAGCCGTGGTCGGCGCCGATCGCGTAACCCGCGACGGCCATGCCCTCGAGCACGGAGTGGGGATCGCTCTCCAGGACCGAACGGTCCATGAACGCGCCCGGATCGCCCTCGTCGGCGTTGCAGATGATGTACTTGTGCTCGCCGGTCGCCAGACGCGTGAAGCGCCACTTCATGCCGGTCAGGAAGCCCGCGCCGCCGCGACCGCGCAGCCCCGACTCCACGACCAGGTTGATCAACCCGTCGGGATCCTTGTCCTGCAGGACCTTGCGCAGCGCGTCGTAACCGCCGACCGCGAGGTAGTCCTCCAGGACTTCCGGGTCGATGCGCCCGCAGTTGCGCAGCACGATCCGGTTCTGACGCGCGAGGTACGCGCCCTCGTTGCCCCGGCCTTCGTCGCTCCAGACCAGCCACTCGTCCACCGGCCTGCCGCCCGCGACGTGCTCCTCGAGGATGCGGTCGAGCTTGTCCTCGGTGACGCCGCCGTACTGCCAGACCGCGCCCAGGTCGTCCAGGACCTCGACCAGCGGCTCGATGTAGCACATGCCGAGGCAGCCGGTCTTGCCCAGCTCGAACTTCGGCCCGCCGTTGCCCGCCCGTGCGGCGAGCGAGCGGTAGATCGTCTCCGAACCCGCGGCGATGCCGCAGGTGCCCAGGCCCACGAGGATCTTCATGTCTTCACGACCTCTTCACCGGCCTGCCGGTGCTGCTTGATGACCTTCTTGATGTCCGTGGGGCTCAGGTTGCCGTAGGTCGCGCCGTCGATCATGATGACCGGCGCGAGGCTGCAACAGCCCAGGCACGAGACGGTCTCGAGCGTGTACTCGCGGTCCGGCGTCGTCTCGCCGTCGTGGATGCCGAAATGCGACTCGAGCGCTTCGCTGATCGCTTTGGCGCCCGCGACGTGGCAAGCCGTGCCGTGGCAGACCCGCAGGATGTGCTTGCCGACGGGCTGGAAGCGGAACTGCGCGTAGAAGGTGGCCACCCCGTAGATCTGCGCGATCGGCGCCCCCGTCTGCTCGCTGATCTCCTGGAGCCTCTCGCGCGCGATGTAGCCGTCCTGCGCCTGTGCCTGCTGCAGGAGCGGGATGAGCCGCCCCTCCTGGCCGGCATACTGCAAGGTCTTGAAATCTATCTTCTTGTGGTCGGACATCGCCCTTGTCTCCTCATTCGTATTTTTGTCGCGCGTGGTCAGTCGTAGGGTGTCTCGAACATCCGGTTCATGAGCGACATCATGTGGTCGATGTCGCCGATGCCGCCGAGGGCGTGGCCCTGGCAACCGCGCCGGCAGCAGAACTCGACGTAGCCGCCCTTGACGAGGTTCAGCGACGTCATGGGCGCGCCGCATAGCTTGCAGGCCAAGGGCAGGGTCAGGCTGGCCTCGCAGCGCGGGCAGCGGAATTCCACGACCGCTCCGGGCGGCAGCTCCAGCTCCGACTCGACGGTGTAATCCCCGAACAGCGCGCTGAGGCGCATCTCGCCTTCCTGGTGCGGGTCGTGCACGTAGGCGTTCAGCAGGATCCTGCCGCCTTCCGTCAGCAAGGCCGCGCACTGTGGACAGCTCGTGTCCAGGATCAGCATCTGTTTGCTCATCGAGAGCCCTCCCCTCGCTTGGCGGCGGCTTCCTCGCAGCGGGCCAGCCGCAGGAAGATGCAGTCGTCGATTTTCGCCTCG
It includes:
- a CDS encoding NADH-quinone oxidoreductase subunit NuoF, whose translation is MKILVGLGTCGIAAGSETIYRSLAARAGNGGPKFELGKTGCLGMCYIEPLVEVLDDLGAVWQYGGVTEDKLDRILEEHVAGGRPVDEWLVWSDEGRGNEGAYLARQNRIVLRNCGRIDPEVLEDYLAVGGYDALRKVLQDKDPDGLINLVVESGLRGRGGAGFLTGMKWRFTRLATGEHKYIICNADEGDPGAFMDRSVLESDPHSVLEGMAVAGYAIGADHGYIYARAEYPKAIERLNIAIAQAEARGFLGDRILGSDFSFHIRLKEGAGAFVCGEETALIGSIEGHRGMPRVRPPFPATKGLWGCPTSINNVETFANVPWIIANGAAAFNCLGTANSKGTKVFAMAGKVRRGGLVEVPMGISIREIVFEICGGIANDRKFKAVQMGGPSGGCIPAELYDTVIDYESINKTGAIMGSGGLVVMDETTCMVDIARFFLDFTQRESCGKCTFCRVGTKRMLEILTRICEGEGRDGDIELLEHLAHLVKNNSLCGLGQTAPNPVLTTLKYFRSEYEAHITNKKCPAHHCQKLLSYTITEACTGCTVCGRVCPTGAITGDKKQVHHLDQSKCIQCDECYKSCKFHAIVRS
- the nuoE gene encoding NADH-quinone oxidoreductase subunit NuoE, with amino-acid sequence MSDHKKIDFKTLQYAGQEGRLIPLLQQAQAQDGYIARERLQEISEQTGAPIAQIYGVATFYAQFRFQPVGKHILRVCHGTACHVAGAKAISEALESHFGIHDGETTPDREYTLETVSCLGCCSLAPVIMIDGATYGNLSPTDIKKVIKQHRQAGEEVVKT